The DNA region GCTACAAACACCTTTGCGGCGAATACCCAACATCGTCCGCATTTGCATTATGGCTGACGGCGAATATCCTCAAAACGGGAAGTGTTCCTGCGACCATCGGACAGGCGACAACACCTGTCAAAAAGATCCTCATCTATAATCATTACCAAATGATCCATCACTCGTTAATTCTGCTCTCGGCATGCTAAATTTCAGGAATACCAATATCGTATTTGGTTGTCTGCTGGTATTGCTGGTGGTGGCCGATCTGCTGTATGGAGTATCTTTATGGGCTTGTGTGGCTTTAGCTTTTGTGTACCTGCTCATCCTCTTTTACGGCTGTTATTACATCGGCTCCAACTTTTTTATACAAGTGATGTGTTCCGCAGAAACTGATAAAAAAATCATTACCATTACTTTTGATGACGGGCCGGATAGCGTTAATACCCCGCAAATCCTGAACATCCTGCAAAAGCATCATGTACCTGCCGCCTTCTTCTGCATAGGCAACAGGATAGCCGGTAAAGGGGCTGTTTTGAAGCAGATTCACGAGCAAGGCCATATCATCGGCAACCATAGCTTTTCCCATCATTTCTGGTTCGATCTGTTTTCATCTGCAAAAATGCTGGATGATATGAGATTGATGGATCAGGCTATGAAACAGGCGACCGGCTTAACCCCGCTCCTGTTCAGGCCGCCATACGGGGTTATTAATCCCAATCTTAAAAAAGCTGTTATCAAAGGAGGCTATGTGCCCATTGGCTGGAGTGTACGCTCGATGGATACGGTGATTAATGATCCTCAAAAACTTTTAAACAAAGTTGTGAGCCGTTTAAACCCCGGCGCGGTTTTCCTGTTTCATGATACAGGCGCCGCAATAATCTCGGTTCTACCCCTGTTTATTGAACAGGCTAAAGCACAGGGATATCAAATAGTGCGGCTGGATAAAATGCTAAATTTACAGGCTTATGCGTGAGATGATAAAAAATGATATTTCAGCTTTTAGCTCCCCTCTCGAGAGGGGGCGCGGAGGGAATGAGCGGGAGCAGGGGTGTGTTTTTGCGCTGTTTATTAACAAGTCGCATAAACACACCCCTCCACCCCTCTCAAGAGGGGAATCGCGCTGGCCCCTGCTTTTCAAATGGGTAATAATGTTAATGGTGATTGCTGGTTCGGCCATCACCGCTCAGGCCCAGCACGCAGGCTATACCCAGCTATCAGATCTCAGCAAATTCAAACAGCAATTTGCCGATGTTGCTGCAAAAATCAATAGCATTAAAAGCGATTTCACCCAGGAAAAAAGCCTGAGCATGTTATCGGAAAAGATCACATCGAAAGGCAAATTCTGGTACCGGAAACCCAATATGCTGCGGATGGAGTATACCCAGCCATTCAGCTATCTCATGATCCTGAACAAGGACAATGTGTACATTAAAGATGGACAAAAAGAAAACAAGGTATCCACCCGCTCCAACAAAGTATTTAAGCAGATCAACAAAATCGTTGTCGATTGTATACAGGGAACGGCACTCAATAGCGGCGATTTTAAATCGGCGGTATACGAAAACAAGGGCACCTATTTAGTTTCTCTATCCCCTGTCAATAAACAACTGAGTGACTTTTTCAAAACCATCGAGATCACTGTTGATAAAAAAGATTATTCGGTAAACACCATCGAAATGCTGGAAGGTACGGGCGATAGCACTACCCTGCATTTCACCAATAAAGAGATCAATGCCAATATCCCGGATGCGTTTTTTGCTATTAAGTAGCTGCCTGCTAATGCTGGCTGGCTGCTCATCGGTTTACAAAAACCTGAAGCCGACCGAAGGCAATGTACGCGAGATCAAAAAATTCGCGCCCGATTTTACCAATGTGCTTTATAAAACCGGGGTGGATGTAATTGGCGGGCATCATTTAAGCGGCCTGTTGCTGATTAAAACCCTACCCGATAAAAGCGTACGTATGGTATTCAGCAATGAGATGGGTTTTAAATTCTTTGATTTTGAATTTAAACCCGACGGCGGCTTCAAGGTGTATTATATCATAAAGCAAATGGATAAACGCCCGGTGATCATCACCCTGCAAAAAGACTTTGAACTGGTGATGATGCGTAAGCAAAACCCCGAAACAGGTTATATGCGCAAAGATGATAACTATCTGTATTATGTTTTCCCGCAGGAAAAAGGCGCCAACTATTACATCACCAATAAAACCGGAACAGAGCTAATCCGCATGGAACGCTCATCCGACAGGAAACCCGTGGTGCAGGCCATTATGCATGGCTTTCACAATGGCATTCCTGATACCATTGGCATCAGCCATAAAAACTTTAAATTTAATATCGGTCTTAAACGTTTGGAAAGATAGATGCTCAACAATACTTTTTTCAGTTTTACCACTCCCACAACTGATGGCGACTTGCTCAAAACAACCATCAGCCTTAACCCTGCGCATGATATTTTTAAAGGGCATTTCCCAGGCAATCCCATTGTGCCAGGTGTGTGCATGATGCAGATGGTCAAAGAGATTCTGGAAAATCAGCTCGGCAAAAAGTTGAGACTTGTTAAGGCTGATAATATCAAGTTTCTGTCGTTCATCAACCCTAATGAATATCCCCAGGTTGGGTTGGAGATAAAGATGAGTACCGTTGATGAGCAGGTTAAGGCAGATGCGCAACTGGTAAATGATGGTGTTGTGTTTTTGAAGTTTAAGGGGACGTTTAAATAAAAAATGTCATTGCGAGAAGCTGCTGGGGACGAGCGTTGGACGCGACGTGGCAATCTCGTAGCTATGCATAAATACATTGCAGGTTCGCTCTGCTTTCGACGAGATTGCCACGCTTCGCTCGCAATGATATAGTTTTATATTAACAGGCGAATATCAATTCTGCGCAACAGTCTTCGCACTTTTCCCTAACCTAATGGCTGCCAATAAATAGTAAAAAGCACCAAAGGCCGAATACCCTGCCAAATTTGCAATCCCCATATTAGGCGAGTGCGCCATTGCTATAAATGACACACCGGCAAGCATAGATTGCCCCCCACTTAATATCATTGGCCATTGGCCGCCAAACTCTTTACGTCTTTTTAAGCCCAATACCAATTGGATTAATCCTGTTAACAAAGCCCATCCGCCAAATACAATTAACGCGGCAGGCACTCCTTTGGTTATAGCAAAACCTACCGACAGGGTTGTAACGATGCTAATAGCAACGTTTACATATTGCGGTGTTACCGATGTTCCGTTGCCTTGATTAGCACGGATATCAAGGAATGTACCTACAACATCCCATAACGGATAGATCACAAGCAGTATGGTTGCTGCGGTAAATGAAGTTTTAGCCAATAACGATACCAATATTACCCAGGTAACTGAAAATGCTACCCTTGTAAAATAAAGCTTACGCAACTCGCGGGCTGTATTAGCCGCGGCTGAAGTTTCTATGATCAATGTTTTATTTGCTGACATGACTTTAAATTTTTATTTCGTTTTGTTTGATGAAGCAAAGTTGGGCACAAAACGAGACCGCAATTTTCACTTAGGTGAAAATTGGGAGGGGCAATTGTCAGCAGAGTTTCGTTTTTAAGGCTTTTGCTGTGATAGTCGCTTCTTGATGCGGGTAAGAGATGGGTTTTTAATGCCTAAATAAGATGAAATATGATATGCGGGAATGCGGCTTACGATATTGGGATGCTGCGTTATCATTTTCAAATAACGCTCTTCGGCTGTATTAAATAAAAACTCTTCGGTACGGGCTTGCGATTGGTTAAAGAATAATTCGGCAACCAGGCGACCGAAGCGTTGCCAGCCGGTTGGAGTGGAGTAAAGATATTGAAGATCATTATAGTTGATGGAGATGATCTCGGCATCTTCCATAGCCTGGATATAATATGCGCAAGGGTATTGATTGATAAAACTGCGGAATGATACCAGGAACTGCCTTTCCGAAAAAAAGTAGATGTTCTTTTCTTCCTGTGTTTCGGGGTGTACGTAGTAGATCCGGAACAGACCTTTGTTAATAAGCGCAAGATCGGTACATACAATGTTCTGCATGTTAAAAAAATCGCCTTTCTCAATTTTACGGGTGCGCCAATACGGCAAGCTAACCGCCACATCGTTTTCAGACATACCGGCAAAATTGCCAAGAAGTTCGTTTAATACCTGTTGCTTATCGGCCATAACTAACAAAGTGCAATAAGGTTAAATATCGGCACAAAAAATCATACTAATTTTCACCGGGGTTAAAAACAACTGATTTTATTTTCTTATTTTACAATCAAACTAAATTGAATAAAAAACAATCACTAAATCAATCAACACAATGAAGCATATAAATACATCTCCCCATGTTAGTGAGTTTGATAGAGATCACCCTGTTCCTGGCGGTTATTATATTGGCCGTTTCAGGTCCCCGGAAAAGAAAAAAGAAAGACAATAACATCAACACGGATGCCCTTCTGCGTTCCGAATACCACATTACCGAAAACGGGAAATTGGAACATGTAAGAAGTGATACATAACATCAACCCTCTTCACGGGATACCACTTTAAATAAAACAGAACCGCCGCTAAACAATTTGCGGCGGTTTTTTATTTAATTTACGGAATTATAAACCTCATCCCCGTCCCGGCTTGAAACATATCTGCAGCTTTTTATTTTTTAGTTTAATTTATAGCAGCCTGTTTGCGCAGATAAAAGTTAGCGGTAAAATTGTCGACAATTCTAAAGTTCCTGTGGCCTTTGCTGTGGTTAACCTGCAACAGCAAAATTCAGAGCAAACAAGGGTAGTGCAAACCGATTCCATCGGGCTATTTAGTTTTACTGACGTTGATAAAGGCACCTATCATTTAACTATCACCTTCACCGGCTATCAAAAAACCAAACTTAAATTAAACTTGCAACAAGATACCTCGGTATCTATTACCCTCGCTGATAATACCACACAGTTGAACGAAGTAACCGTAACAGCAGGCAAAGCCTCTGTTGAAAACAAGGGCGATAAGCTGGTTTACAATGTATCCACCAGTGCCACATCGGCAGGAGCTGATGTACTTACGGTTATTGGTCGCGTGCCGGGTATAAAAGTTGGTGATAATGACCTGAGCATTGTTGGTAAAGGCAGCGTTAAAGTTATGATGAACGAAAGATTGGTTCAACTGGCTGGAACCGATCTGCTCCGTTATCTGCGCTCATTATCTGCAAGCCAGGTAGGCAGTATTGAGGTAATTAAAAATCCGGGAGCTGCTTATGATGCTGAGGGCAACGCCGGATTGATCAACATCACGCTCAAACATAGCAAAAAACATGGCTATACCGGCAGCGTACAAATTAATGATAAGCAATGGATGCATAGCCCGGCCTCGGTTTATGGTACCAGCAATTACTGGTGGTTAAATGCCAGCGGCGATATTAACTACAATTCGGCCAAACTCTCCGCATATGCCAGTGTTAATGTTGACCATGACCACGAACTGGAGGGCTTTGAAACCGATATTTACTATCCTAAGCAAACCTGGCTGCAAACAGATACCGGCAACTATCGTTACCACAATTTAAACTTCATTGCCGGGGCCGATTATAGGTTTAGTCCAAAAGTAACTGCCGGGGTAAATTACCAGGGAGGTAAGAATACCTATGACGGATCCGACCATGTGAATAACCCCATCATTAACAACACTACCGGTGCTATCGATTCAACATTAAGAACCTATGCCACCTATCACCCGGTGGCTATCAGCAATGCGGTTAACCTGCATAGCACCATCAGCCTGGATACATCAGGTGCTAAACTGGTACTTAATGCCGACTATTTTAACTATTACCGCACCGACAGATCGGACTTTGAGAGCAACACTTACCTCGCTGACGGATCATTGAATGCAGCCAGTCGTAATCGCTACCATGATACCAATAAGCAGGACATCAACATTTATACATTCAAGGCCGATGCGCTTTTGCCAACCAAATATGCCCGCTTTGCTTTTGGCTGCAAACTGAGCTTTATCAATAATTACAGCAACGCTTTTTATTATAAAAAGGCAACCAACGATTCGCTAAAGTATGACCCGAACTTAAGCAATGAATTTACCTATACCGAAAATACCCAATCTGTTTACGGCAGCATAAACCGCGAGGATGGTAAATGGAAGTACCAGGCCGGCTTGCGGGCAGAGCACACCGAAACCAAAGGCTACTCGCACACGCTTAACCAAACTACCATTAATAATTACACAAGGTTGTTTCCATCAGCAACGGTGAGTTACCAGGCAGCTGTTAATCACAGCTTATCACTAAACTTTGGCAGGCGGGTTAACCGGCCAACTTTCTGGAATCTTAACCCATTCAAGAGCTTGTTTACAGCCTATAGCTATGGCGAAGGCAACCCCTATCTTCAACCAGAATATAATGCCAATTTTGAGCTTTCGCATACCTATAAAAACAGGCTTACTTCGGCTATATTTTTAAACGTTACCAACAATGGTTTTAACAACGTAACCATTGCCCGGCCAGATACTAATTTGGTTTATACCACGCCCCTTAATTTTATTAAAACTTACCGGGTAGGTATTTCCGAAAATTATTCGATACAATTGCTTAGCTGGCTTGATAATAATAACCAGTTCACTTTTTATCATACCGATGCAAAATCTGCATT from Mucilaginibacter sp. SJ includes:
- a CDS encoding polysaccharide deacetylase family protein, whose product is MLNFRNTNIVFGCLLVLLVVADLLYGVSLWACVALAFVYLLILFYGCYYIGSNFFIQVMCSAETDKKIITITFDDGPDSVNTPQILNILQKHHVPAAFFCIGNRIAGKGAVLKQIHEQGHIIGNHSFSHHFWFDLFSSAKMLDDMRLMDQAMKQATGLTPLLFRPPYGVINPNLKKAVIKGGYVPIGWSVRSMDTVINDPQKLLNKVVSRLNPGAVFLFHDTGAAIISVLPLFIEQAKAQGYQIVRLDKMLNLQAYA
- a CDS encoding outer membrane lipoprotein carrier protein LolA, whose product is MLMVIAGSAITAQAQHAGYTQLSDLSKFKQQFADVAAKINSIKSDFTQEKSLSMLSEKITSKGKFWYRKPNMLRMEYTQPFSYLMILNKDNVYIKDGQKENKVSTRSNKVFKQINKIVVDCIQGTALNSGDFKSAVYENKGTYLVSLSPVNKQLSDFFKTIEITVDKKDYSVNTIEMLEGTGDSTTLHFTNKEINANIPDAFFAIK
- a CDS encoding DUF308 domain-containing protein; protein product: MSANKTLIIETSAAANTARELRKLYFTRVAFSVTWVILVSLLAKTSFTAATILLVIYPLWDVVGTFLDIRANQGNGTSVTPQYVNVAISIVTTLSVGFAITKGVPAALIVFGGWALLTGLIQLVLGLKRRKEFGGQWPMILSGGQSMLAGVSFIAMAHSPNMGIANLAGYSAFGAFYYLLAAIRLGKSAKTVAQN
- a CDS encoding Crp/Fnr family transcriptional regulator, whose protein sequence is MADKQQVLNELLGNFAGMSENDVAVSLPYWRTRKIEKGDFFNMQNIVCTDLALINKGLFRIYYVHPETQEEKNIYFFSERQFLVSFRSFINQYPCAYYIQAMEDAEIISINYNDLQYLYSTPTGWQRFGRLVAELFFNQSQARTEEFLFNTAEERYLKMITQHPNIVSRIPAYHISSYLGIKNPSLTRIKKRLSQQKP
- a CDS encoding TonB-dependent receptor domain-containing protein; translated protein: MKHICSFLFFSLIYSSLFAQIKVSGKIVDNSKVPVAFAVVNLQQQNSEQTRVVQTDSIGLFSFTDVDKGTYHLTITFTGYQKTKLKLNLQQDTSVSITLADNTTQLNEVTVTAGKASVENKGDKLVYNVSTSATSAGADVLTVIGRVPGIKVGDNDLSIVGKGSVKVMMNERLVQLAGTDLLRYLRSLSASQVGSIEVIKNPGAAYDAEGNAGLINITLKHSKKHGYTGSVQINDKQWMHSPASVYGTSNYWWLNASGDINYNSAKLSAYASVNVDHDHELEGFETDIYYPKQTWLQTDTGNYRYHNLNFIAGADYRFSPKVTAGVNYQGGKNTYDGSDHVNNPIINNTTGAIDSTLRTYATYHPVAISNAVNLHSTISLDTSGAKLVLNADYFNYYRTDRSDFESNTYLADGSLNAASRNRYHDTNKQDINIYTFKADALLPTKYARFAFGCKLSFINNYSNAFYYKKATNDSLKYDPNLSNEFTYTENTQSVYGSINREDGKWKYQAGLRAEHTETKGYSHTLNQTTINNYTRLFPSATVSYQAAVNHSLSLNFGRRVNRPTFWNLNPFKSLFTAYSYGEGNPYLQPEYNANFELSHTYKNRLTSAIFLNVTNNGFNNVTIARPDTNLVYTTPLNFIKTYRVGISENYSIQLLSWLDNNNQFTFYHTDAKSALAAVNGINGFGAYIATNNNLYFNADKSFSGAVNFWYQFPEVDHIGRSDAYYKLDLGIKASVLKKKVDVSFVMNDIFRSSASAVTTTVNGVRQKYTNFQINRYTLLGISYRFGNSQNKTEKQDTGNQDEKGRIH